Proteins found in one Microbacterium sp. LWS13-1.2 genomic segment:
- a CDS encoding PTS sugar transporter — MRILVVCGAGASSTFVAQRVRHAAHAEGLDYSAFAGTEQSLPIDLDAADVVLVGPHLAHALERIERDAAARGTTVVLLPSDIFGDRDGTRTLALVRAATGSPGGPHPAAEAGAHDAPD, encoded by the coding sequence ATGAGGATCCTTGTGGTCTGCGGAGCGGGTGCCTCGAGCACCTTCGTCGCTCAGCGCGTGCGTCACGCGGCACATGCCGAGGGGCTCGACTACTCCGCCTTCGCCGGCACCGAGCAGTCCCTGCCCATCGATCTCGATGCCGCGGACGTCGTCCTGGTCGGGCCGCATCTCGCTCACGCGCTGGAGCGCATCGAGCGGGATGCCGCCGCACGGGGCACGACCGTGGTGCTGCTGCCATCCGACATCTTCGGAGATCGCGACGGAACCCGCACCCTCGCGCTGGTCCGCGCCGCGACCGGAAGCCCCGGGGGGCCGCATCCGGCCGCGGAGGCGGGCGCGCACGACGCCCCCGACTGA
- a CDS encoding PRD domain-containing protein, translating into MTRARQDRVLGLLLRDGDWVTASALADALGVTPRSIRSYVTAANARVAPGTAVESGPQGYRAGAEAAAAVRAGGDAGTPRDRLHTVVRALLDAPDGIDVFETADALHVSPATLDADLARVRGLLGGTELTLERSASRARLRGTEGAQRRLLSKLAHDEMDAGSFDLAALRRTLGEGSVGAEAFGPFKTELVARLGELGWFVNEIGIADVVMHIAIAADRTARNRPLDAIGSDAGERPTQTQVAAIIEELSERHLGVRLGSADLQHLATLVLTRVVAPDGLAGTASATAPSTLDPEVEAAVRDVVTAAADEFLVDIAHDDFVVRLALHVQNLLHRAREQAWSRNPLTRSLKSTYPMIFEVAVFIASRLQQRLGIPLPDDEIAYIAMHVGGRLERSRRADQLLTATIVCPGYYDLHELLRSSVDRSLGQAIEVVGVETRVDPAWASIDTDLVLTTIDPPVTKERIVRIQPFLTDADVERVQAAAGRIRRSRRLARLRAELERYFEPSAFVRGLDDAAASGEEGVIRALGALLLERGVIDAAYVERTIERERLSSTAFTDALAVPHALEMTASRTAIAIGIADPSIAWGDGRVQVVALVAFSETDREAFQTVFEQFVEVFSERDSVQRIVRRGTDFNAFLDELVAVIDG; encoded by the coding sequence GTGACCCGGGCCCGGCAAGATCGCGTGCTCGGACTGCTCCTGCGCGACGGCGACTGGGTCACGGCATCCGCCCTTGCCGACGCCCTCGGTGTGACTCCGCGCAGCATCCGCTCCTACGTGACCGCCGCCAACGCGCGCGTGGCGCCGGGCACGGCGGTCGAATCGGGGCCGCAGGGCTATCGGGCAGGGGCCGAGGCCGCTGCCGCCGTGCGAGCGGGCGGCGACGCCGGCACGCCGCGCGACCGGCTCCACACCGTTGTCCGGGCACTCCTCGACGCCCCCGACGGCATCGACGTGTTCGAGACCGCCGACGCGCTGCACGTCTCACCCGCGACGCTCGACGCCGACCTCGCGCGGGTGCGCGGGCTGCTCGGCGGGACCGAGCTCACCCTCGAGCGTTCGGCGTCGCGCGCCCGCCTGCGCGGCACCGAGGGTGCCCAGCGGCGGCTTCTCAGCAAGCTCGCCCACGACGAGATGGATGCCGGATCCTTCGACCTCGCCGCCCTCCGGCGGACGCTGGGCGAGGGGTCGGTCGGGGCCGAGGCCTTCGGCCCGTTCAAGACCGAGCTGGTGGCGCGCCTGGGCGAGCTCGGGTGGTTCGTCAACGAGATCGGCATCGCCGACGTCGTCATGCACATCGCGATCGCCGCCGACCGCACCGCGCGCAACCGGCCCCTCGACGCGATCGGCTCGGACGCCGGCGAGCGCCCCACGCAGACGCAGGTGGCGGCCATCATCGAGGAGCTCTCGGAGCGGCATCTCGGCGTGCGGCTCGGCAGCGCCGACCTGCAGCACTTGGCGACCCTCGTGCTCACCCGCGTCGTCGCTCCCGACGGACTTGCGGGAACGGCATCCGCCACCGCGCCCTCGACCCTCGACCCCGAGGTGGAGGCCGCGGTGCGCGACGTCGTGACCGCCGCCGCCGACGAGTTCCTCGTCGACATCGCCCACGACGACTTCGTGGTCCGCCTGGCGCTCCACGTCCAGAACCTGCTGCACCGCGCGCGGGAGCAGGCGTGGTCGCGCAACCCGCTCACGCGCTCGCTCAAGTCGACGTATCCGATGATCTTCGAGGTGGCCGTGTTCATCGCGAGCCGCCTGCAGCAGCGCCTCGGCATTCCGCTGCCCGACGACGAGATCGCCTACATCGCGATGCACGTCGGCGGGCGCCTCGAGCGCAGCCGGCGTGCCGACCAGCTGCTGACCGCGACCATCGTGTGCCCGGGGTACTACGACCTGCACGAGCTGCTGCGCTCCAGTGTCGATCGTTCGCTCGGGCAGGCCATCGAGGTCGTCGGCGTCGAGACGCGCGTCGATCCCGCCTGGGCGTCGATCGACACCGACCTCGTGCTCACCACCATCGACCCGCCCGTGACCAAGGAGCGGATCGTGCGCATCCAGCCGTTCCTCACCGACGCGGACGTCGAGCGCGTCCAGGCCGCGGCAGGCCGCATCCGTCGCTCGCGGCGGCTCGCGAGGCTGCGCGCCGAGCTCGAGCGCTACTTCGAGCCCTCCGCCTTCGTGCGTGGGCTCGACGATGCCGCGGCCTCCGGCGAGGAGGGGGTGATCCGTGCGCTCGGGGCGCTTCTCCTCGAGCGCGGGGTGATCGACGCCGCGTACGTCGAGCGCACGATCGAGCGCGAACGACTCTCGTCCACCGCGTTCACCGACGCCCTGGCGGTGCCGCATGCCCTCGAGATGACGGCATCCCGCACGGCCATCGCGATCGGGATCGCCGACCCCTCGATCGCGTGGGGCGACGGGCGGGTGCAGGTCGTCGCGCTCGTCGCGTTCTCGGAGACCGATCGCGAGGCGTTCCAGACCGTGTTCGAGCAGTTCGTCGAGGTGTTCAGCGAGCGCGACAGCGTGCAGCGGATCGTGCGCCGCGGCACCGACTTCAACGCCTTCCTCGACGAGCTCGTCGCCGTCATCGACGGCTGA
- a CDS encoding GNAT family protein produces MLLTLPIALENAYVRLEPLAPEHEADLAAAAVGLEHTWYTSVPRPDGVAADIAQRLAWRDEGHMNPWAVRRLDTGRVVGTTTFCNIDQPNRHVEIGHTWLGREAQRTAVNTASKLLLLGHAFEACDAIAVEFRTHWHNLQSRAAIARLGARQDGVLRNHRLGPDGTLRDTVVFSILPHEWPAVRLGLTERLARG; encoded by the coding sequence ATGCTGCTCACCCTGCCCATCGCGCTGGAGAACGCGTACGTGCGCCTCGAACCGCTCGCCCCCGAGCACGAGGCCGACCTCGCCGCGGCCGCGGTCGGCCTGGAGCACACCTGGTACACGTCGGTGCCGCGTCCCGACGGGGTCGCCGCCGACATCGCGCAGCGGCTGGCGTGGCGCGACGAGGGCCACATGAACCCGTGGGCGGTCCGCCGCCTGGACACCGGACGCGTGGTGGGCACGACGACCTTCTGCAACATCGACCAGCCGAATCGCCACGTCGAGATCGGGCACACCTGGCTCGGCCGGGAGGCGCAGCGCACCGCGGTCAACACGGCGTCGAAGCTGCTGCTGCTGGGCCACGCGTTCGAGGCGTGCGACGCGATCGCAGTCGAATTCCGCACGCACTGGCACAACCTGCAGTCCCGCGCCGCGATCGCCCGGCTCGGCGCCCGGCAGGACGGCGTGCTGCGCAACCACCGGCTCGGTCCGGACGGCACGCTCCGCGACACCGTCGTGTTCTCGATCCTCCCCCACGAATGGCCCGCGGTGCGCCTCGGCCTCACCGAGCGCCTCGCCCGCGGCTGA
- a CDS encoding ABC transporter substrate-binding protein encodes MIAPIALALAATIGLAACAQGEATPETSSAEATGQFTYAIASDPTSLNPINVGDRWGLTVTNLVYSPLARVEGDGTVVNELAESIEPADDGLSVTVTLKDGLTWSDGEPLTADDVVFTYTNKAVRENGNADLLWIGDQPITAEATDERTVVFHLPSVSAAALSNIATETYIIPEHVYGDVTDFSVSELDPIAVGSGPYKLAEYERGQYLTFEANENYYGEAPKIPEVTLRIVSDADTVKTALQTGEVDASFATPDQVAELEGAALNVNPYAEGRVAYLGLNAAKLTDPKVRQAIFFALDRDEINTGAFLSEDYYENAYTILPPSNAYATEDVEQYQQDADASAALLEEAGVSDLTLTLAYANSDPAQTTEATLIQQQLQDAGITVELAGIEPAAVFEEIQKGADSQYDAFLGGYIMGQDPDAYSLLYRTGASANYFSYSNPATDALFDQGAVELDPDARASIYADLQAQIAEDAVVFPLADNLKILAVNPRIGGVEDAKLVPIYTFENFGLLTEQ; translated from the coding sequence GTGATCGCCCCCATCGCACTGGCACTGGCGGCGACCATCGGACTGGCGGCCTGCGCGCAGGGCGAAGCGACACCCGAGACGAGCAGCGCCGAGGCGACCGGACAGTTCACCTACGCGATCGCGAGCGACCCGACATCGCTCAACCCGATCAACGTCGGCGACCGCTGGGGCCTGACGGTCACGAACCTCGTGTACTCGCCGCTCGCGCGCGTCGAGGGCGACGGCACGGTCGTCAACGAGCTGGCCGAGTCCATCGAGCCCGCCGACGACGGCCTGTCGGTCACCGTCACCCTGAAGGACGGCCTGACCTGGTCCGACGGCGAGCCGCTCACGGCCGACGACGTCGTCTTCACCTACACGAACAAGGCGGTCCGCGAGAACGGCAACGCCGACCTGCTGTGGATCGGCGACCAGCCCATCACCGCCGAGGCCACCGACGAGCGCACCGTGGTCTTCCACCTGCCCAGCGTCAGCGCGGCGGCGCTCAGCAATATCGCCACCGAGACGTACATCATCCCCGAGCACGTGTACGGCGACGTCACCGACTTCTCGGTCTCGGAGCTCGACCCGATCGCGGTCGGCTCCGGCCCGTACAAGCTCGCCGAGTACGAGCGCGGCCAGTACCTCACGTTCGAGGCGAACGAGAACTACTACGGCGAGGCGCCGAAGATCCCCGAGGTGACGCTGCGCATCGTGTCGGACGCCGACACGGTCAAGACGGCGCTGCAGACCGGTGAGGTGGACGCCTCGTTCGCGACCCCCGACCAGGTCGCCGAGCTCGAGGGTGCCGCGCTGAACGTGAACCCGTACGCCGAGGGCCGCGTCGCCTACCTCGGTCTCAACGCCGCGAAGCTGACCGACCCGAAGGTGCGCCAGGCGATCTTCTTCGCCCTCGACCGCGACGAGATCAACACCGGCGCGTTCCTCAGCGAGGACTACTACGAGAACGCCTACACGATCCTTCCGCCGAGCAACGCCTACGCGACGGAGGACGTCGAGCAGTACCAGCAGGACGCGGATGCCTCGGCCGCCCTCCTCGAGGAGGCCGGCGTGTCCGACCTCACGCTCACGCTGGCGTACGCGAACTCCGATCCCGCGCAGACGACCGAGGCGACGCTGATCCAGCAGCAGCTGCAGGATGCCGGCATCACCGTGGAGCTCGCGGGCATCGAGCCGGCCGCGGTCTTCGAGGAGATCCAGAAGGGCGCCGACTCGCAGTACGACGCGTTCCTCGGTGGCTACATCATGGGCCAGGACCCCGACGCGTACAGCCTGCTCTACCGCACGGGCGCCTCGGCGAACTACTTCTCGTACTCGAACCCGGCGACGGACGCGCTGTTCGACCAGGGCGCCGTCGAGCTCGATCCCGACGCGCGTGCGTCGATCTACGCCGATCTGCAGGCGCAGATCGCCGAGGACGCGGTGGTGTTCCCGCTCGCCGACAACCTCAAGATCCTCGCTGTGAACCCGCGGATCGGCGGCGTCGAGGACGCCAAGCTCGTCCCGATCTACACCTTCGAGAACTTCGGGCTTCTCACCGAGCAGTGA
- a CDS encoding ABC transporter permease has protein sequence MAVYILRRLLQVIPMLLLVTFVVFLLLHAAPYDVVDAITTPQMSEETEAAMRARYGLDQPIVVQYGLWLVNVLQGDLGYSLVSRHSIAEELAARIPNTIMLVAPAYLAALVIAVVLGLIAGSRRGTIVDKTIDGLAGIGIATPSFWFALLVIYVFGYQLRWFPIIGMHSVGKQGDPVDFLMHFVMPFLVLVVAFFPELARYVRSATISQLSQDYVLVQRGFGASRRQVLTRHVGRNVMLPIITQLGLALPILVTGAIVTESIFGWPGIGPYFLTATRSLDYPVVLAVLLLSAVLVIVGNLIADILYVVVDPRIRIGAGS, from the coding sequence ATGGCGGTCTACATCCTGCGCCGCCTGCTGCAGGTCATCCCGATGCTGCTCCTGGTGACATTCGTGGTCTTCCTGCTGCTGCACGCGGCGCCCTACGACGTCGTCGACGCGATCACCACGCCGCAGATGTCGGAGGAGACCGAGGCGGCGATGCGCGCCCGCTACGGCCTCGACCAGCCGATCGTCGTGCAGTACGGGCTCTGGCTCGTCAACGTGCTGCAAGGCGACCTGGGGTACTCGCTCGTGAGCCGGCACTCGATCGCCGAAGAGCTCGCCGCCCGCATCCCGAACACGATCATGCTGGTGGCGCCGGCCTACCTCGCCGCCCTCGTCATCGCCGTGGTGCTCGGCCTGATCGCCGGCTCGCGTCGGGGCACGATCGTCGACAAGACGATCGACGGGCTCGCCGGCATCGGCATCGCGACGCCGTCGTTCTGGTTCGCGCTCCTGGTCATCTACGTCTTCGGCTACCAGCTGCGCTGGTTCCCGATCATCGGCATGCACTCCGTGGGCAAGCAGGGCGATCCGGTCGACTTCCTGATGCACTTCGTGATGCCGTTCCTGGTGCTCGTCGTCGCGTTCTTCCCCGAGTTGGCCCGGTACGTGCGCTCCGCGACCATCAGCCAGCTCTCGCAGGACTACGTGCTGGTGCAGCGCGGCTTCGGCGCCTCGCGCCGTCAGGTGCTGACCCGCCACGTCGGCCGCAACGTGATGCTGCCGATCATCACGCAGCTGGGTCTCGCACTTCCGATCCTCGTCACCGGCGCCATCGTGACCGAGTCGATCTTCGGCTGGCCCGGCATCGGCCCCTACTTCCTCACGGCGACGCGAAGCCTCGACTACCCGGTTGTGCTCGCGGTGCTGCTGCTGTCCGCGGTGCTCGTCATCGTCGGAAACCTCATCGCCGACATCCTCTACGTCGTCGTCGACCCGCGTATCCGGATCGGAGCGGGCTCATGA
- a CDS encoding ABC transporter permease, with amino-acid sequence MTATTPNVAAAIDANTLVHRARSFRSVAALLAIAFLVVVGAVSLLAPLLPLDPTSTDLAIRWQPPSAAHWFGTDELGRDYFSRVVYGGRISLTVGILAMIAATAIGVVVGLVAGYAGGRIDDLLMRFVDFLSSIPWMVLVIVASVFLKPGLWTIIFVIGAFSWMATARLVRAETLTLRERTFVRYARYIGVRRELVMWRHVVPDAAPTIIVAATASISTAILTESALSFLGLGIQPPMASWGSLLESAQGSLQTAPYLALIPGILILLTVLSFNVLGDALRQSVSEGGAS; translated from the coding sequence ATGACCGCCACCACTCCCAACGTCGCCGCCGCCATCGATGCGAACACCCTCGTGCATCGCGCGCGGTCGTTCCGCTCGGTGGCGGCCCTGCTGGCCATCGCGTTCCTCGTCGTCGTCGGTGCGGTGTCGCTGCTCGCCCCGCTGCTGCCGCTGGATCCGACCTCGACCGACCTCGCGATCCGCTGGCAGCCGCCGAGCGCCGCGCACTGGTTCGGCACCGACGAGCTCGGGCGCGACTACTTCTCGCGTGTCGTCTACGGCGGACGCATCTCGCTGACCGTCGGCATCCTGGCGATGATCGCGGCCACCGCGATCGGCGTCGTCGTGGGCCTCGTCGCGGGGTACGCCGGCGGCCGGATCGACGACCTGCTGATGCGGTTCGTCGACTTCCTGTCGTCGATCCCGTGGATGGTGCTCGTGATCGTCGCCAGCGTGTTCCTCAAGCCGGGGCTCTGGACCATCATCTTCGTGATCGGCGCGTTCTCGTGGATGGCGACCGCCCGCCTGGTGCGCGCCGAGACGCTGACGCTCCGCGAGCGCACGTTCGTGCGCTACGCGCGCTACATCGGCGTGCGGCGCGAGCTCGTGATGTGGCGGCACGTGGTGCCCGACGCCGCGCCGACCATCATCGTCGCCGCGACGGCGAGCATCTCGACCGCGATCCTCACCGAGTCGGCGCTGAGCTTCCTCGGCCTCGGCATCCAGCCGCCGATGGCGTCGTGGGGAAGCCTCCTCGAGTCGGCGCAGGGAAGTCTGCAGACGGCGCCGTACCTGGCGCTGATCCCCGGCATCCTGATCCTGCTCACGGTGCTGTCGTTCAATGTGCTCGGCGATGCGCTGCGGCAGTCGGTCAGTGAAGGGGGTGCGTCATGA
- a CDS encoding ABC transporter ATP-binding protein produces the protein MTVPATTSPGGDVLLSVEGLDVDLAGRTGGRVRVLDDVSFEVPRGRVVGIVGESGSGKTMLLRALMGILPEGATREWRHVLLDGREVTAAMSRERLPAAMVFQDPMTSFNPLVRIGAHLTEVAQRFQRVGRRQATALAREALVAVRIPEPDRVLSRYPHELSGGMRQRAMIAMALLARPELLLADEPTTALDATIQAQILALLRALQAERSLTVLIVTHDLAVVAAVCDEVLVMKDGRIVESGDVERVFREPQHPYTRELLDAAPDAPSAGEGDA, from the coding sequence ATGACGGTCCCCGCGACGACTTCCCCCGGCGGTGACGTGCTGCTGAGCGTCGAAGGCCTCGACGTCGACCTCGCCGGCCGCACCGGCGGTCGCGTGCGCGTGCTCGACGACGTGTCGTTCGAGGTGCCGCGGGGCCGCGTCGTCGGCATCGTCGGCGAGTCCGGGTCGGGCAAGACGATGCTGCTGCGCGCGCTGATGGGCATCCTTCCCGAGGGCGCCACGCGCGAGTGGCGCCACGTTCTCCTCGACGGCCGCGAGGTCACCGCGGCGATGTCGCGGGAGCGGCTGCCGGCGGCGATGGTCTTCCAGGACCCCATGACCTCGTTCAACCCGCTCGTGCGCATCGGCGCGCACCTCACCGAGGTCGCGCAGCGGTTCCAGCGCGTCGGGCGGCGGCAGGCGACGGCGCTCGCACGCGAAGCGCTCGTCGCGGTACGCATCCCCGAGCCCGACCGTGTGCTGTCGCGGTACCCGCACGAGCTGTCGGGCGGGATGCGCCAGCGCGCGATGATCGCGATGGCCCTCCTCGCGAGGCCGGAGCTGCTGCTCGCCGACGAGCCGACGACGGCGCTCGACGCCACGATCCAGGCGCAGATCCTGGCGCTGCTGCGCGCCCTGCAGGCCGAGCGCTCGCTGACGGTGCTCATCGTGACGCACGATCTCGCCGTCGTGGCGGCCGTCTGCGACGAGGTGCTCGTGATGAAGGACGGTCGCATCGTAGAGTCCGGCGACGTCGAGCGCGTCTTCCGCGAGCCGCAGCATCCGTACACGAGGGAGTTGCTGGATGCCGCGCCCGACGCGCCATCGGCAGGGGAGGGGGACGCATGA
- a CDS encoding ATP-binding cassette domain-containing protein, whose translation MTGQPTDDLVRVEGLVKTFPLRNAWGRTTGTVRAVDGVDLTIRRGETLALVGESGSGKSTLGRCILQMDEPTSGTVTYDGVELTTLARARRAPYHRSMQVIFQDPFSSLNPHRTALQNVLEPLTVLAPDADPRAQAIEALAAVGIDGDAVHRRPRAFSGGQRQRIVIARAIAMRPGFVVCDEPLSALDMSIQAQVTELLLRLQRELALTYLFISHDLSVVREIATRTAVMNRGRIVELGPTAEVFASPQHPYTRHLLDAALSTEPVQARRRLERISTRPEPVGLEPDGAALAEITPGHFVLR comes from the coding sequence ATGACCGGGCAGCCGACGGACGATCTCGTCCGGGTCGAGGGACTCGTGAAGACCTTCCCGCTGCGCAACGCCTGGGGACGCACGACCGGCACGGTGCGCGCCGTCGACGGCGTCGACCTCACCATCCGCCGCGGTGAGACGCTCGCCCTGGTGGGGGAGTCGGGGAGCGGCAAGTCGACCCTGGGGCGCTGCATCCTGCAGATGGACGAGCCGACCAGCGGCACCGTCACGTACGACGGGGTCGAGCTCACGACGCTCGCCCGTGCCCGGCGCGCGCCCTACCACCGGTCGATGCAGGTCATCTTCCAGGATCCGTTCTCGTCGTTGAACCCGCACCGCACGGCGCTTCAGAACGTCTTGGAGCCGCTCACGGTGCTCGCCCCCGACGCGGATCCGCGCGCGCAGGCGATCGAGGCGCTCGCCGCCGTCGGGATCGACGGCGACGCCGTCCACCGTCGTCCGCGCGCGTTCTCGGGCGGTCAGCGACAGCGCATCGTGATCGCGCGGGCCATCGCCATGCGTCCGGGATTCGTGGTGTGCGACGAGCCGCTCTCGGCGCTCGACATGTCGATCCAGGCGCAGGTCACCGAACTGCTGCTGCGCCTGCAGCGCGAGCTCGCGCTGACGTACCTGTTCATCTCGCACGACCTCTCCGTGGTGCGAGAGATCGCGACGCGCACCGCCGTGATGAACCGCGGCCGCATCGTCGAGCTCGGCCCGACCGCCGAGGTGTTCGCGTCGCCGCAGCACCCCTACACGCGCCATCTCCTCGACGCCGCGCTGTCGACGGAACCCGTGCAGGCGCGACGCCGTCTGGAGCGCATCTCGACGCGACCGGAGCCGGTCGGCCTCGAGCCCGACGGCGCCGCGCTCGCCGAGATCACGCCCGGCCACTTCGTGCTGCGCTGA